A window of Ictidomys tridecemlineatus isolate mIctTri1 chromosome 15, mIctTri1.hap1, whole genome shotgun sequence contains these coding sequences:
- the Enkd1 gene encoding enkurin domain-containing protein 1 isoform X2: MCEGPSRISGPIPPDPTLCPDYYRRPASAQGRLEGTALKLDLLTSEPDLDAAPPRGPRIRPGAREILERSQRGVGDVLLQLGDISLGPGASPKRKDPKDHEKENLRRIREIQKRFREQEHSREQGQLRPLKALWRSPKYDKVESRLKAQLQEPDPASATEHAHFLRAHSRCGPGLPPPRIPSLQLTPPGPKAKGSGLSVDFISHNAQAAKRAPRRHSRSLQALAQVLEQQRQAQEHYNATQKGHVPRYLLERRDMWRREAEARQHSQPDPDMPPGHTCMPENQRLETLNSLLQSQSQLLRELVLLPAGADSLRAQGHRVELDRKLVQVEEAIKIFSRPKVFVKMDA; encoded by the exons ATGTGCGAAGGCCCGTCCCGCATCTCGGGGCCCATTCCCCCAGATCCTACGCTCTGCCCTGACTACTACCGGCGACCCGCCTCGG CCCAAGGACGCCTCGAGGGAACCGCTTTGAAGCTGGACCTGCTGACCTCGGAACCTGATTTGGACGCTGCCCCTCCCCGTGGCCCCCGCATCAGGCCAGGAGCCCGAGAAATCCTGGAGCGTAGCCAACGAGGCGTGGGGGATGTGCTGCTGCAACTGGGAGACATCTCCCTCGGTCCAGGAGCTTCTCCCAAGA GGAAGGACCCTAAAGACCATGAGAAGGAAAATCTGAGGCGGATCAGAGAGATACAGAAGCGCTTCCGAGAGCAAGAGCACAGCCGGGAGCAGGGCCAGCTCAGGCCCCTGAAGGCACTGTGGCGGTCACCCAAGTATGACAAGGTGGAGTCCCGACTCAAGGCCCAGCTGCAG GAGCCTGACCCCGCCTCTGCAACAGAGCATGCCCACTTCCTGCGGGCACACTCCCGTTGTGGCCCTGGGCTCCCACCACCCCgtatccccagtctccagctaACCCCACCAGGACCCAAAGCTAAG GGATCAGGCCTGAGTGTGGATTTCATTAGTCACAATGCCCAAGCTGCCAAGAGGGCCCCCCGGCGCCATTCCCGCTCACTGCAGGCCCTGGCACAGGTGCTGGAGCAGCAACGTCAAGCCCAGGAGCACTACAACGCAACACAGAAGGGCCATGTGCCTCGTTA CTTGTTGGAGCGCAGGGATATGTGGCGGCGGGAGGCTGAAGCCCGCCAGCATAGCCAGCCAGACCCTGACATGCCCCCTGGTCATACCTGCATGCCTGAGAACCAGCGGCTGGAAACACTGAATAGTCTGCTCCAGA GCCAGAGCCAGCTGCTGCGTGAGCTAGTACTGCTACCTGCCGGGGCAGACTCGCTGAGAGCCCAAGGCCACCGTGTTGAGCTGGACCGGAAGCTGGTGCAGGTAGAAGAGGCCATCAAGATCTTTTCCCGGCCCAAAGTCTTCGTGAAGATGGATGCCTGA
- the Enkd1 gene encoding enkurin domain-containing protein 1 isoform X3 → MRRGTANPQRTQGRLEGTALKLDLLTSEPDLDAAPPRGPRIRPGAREILERSQRGVGDVLLQLGDISLGPGASPKRKDPKDHEKENLRRIREIQKRFREQEHSREQGQLRPLKALWRSPKYDKVESRLKAQLQEPDPASATEHAHFLRAHSRCGPGLPPPRIPSLQLTPPGPKAKGSGLSVDFISHNAQAAKRAPRRHSRSLQALAQVLEQQRQAQEHYNATQKGHVPRYLLERRDMWRREAEARQHSQPDPDMPPGHTCMPENQRLETLNSLLQSQSQLLRELVLLPAGADSLRAQGHRVELDRKLVQVEEAIKIFSRPKVFVKMDA, encoded by the exons ATGCGGAGAGGGACAGCGAACCCGCAAAGAA CCCAAGGACGCCTCGAGGGAACCGCTTTGAAGCTGGACCTGCTGACCTCGGAACCTGATTTGGACGCTGCCCCTCCCCGTGGCCCCCGCATCAGGCCAGGAGCCCGAGAAATCCTGGAGCGTAGCCAACGAGGCGTGGGGGATGTGCTGCTGCAACTGGGAGACATCTCCCTCGGTCCAGGAGCTTCTCCCAAGA GGAAGGACCCTAAAGACCATGAGAAGGAAAATCTGAGGCGGATCAGAGAGATACAGAAGCGCTTCCGAGAGCAAGAGCACAGCCGGGAGCAGGGCCAGCTCAGGCCCCTGAAGGCACTGTGGCGGTCACCCAAGTATGACAAGGTGGAGTCCCGACTCAAGGCCCAGCTGCAG GAGCCTGACCCCGCCTCTGCAACAGAGCATGCCCACTTCCTGCGGGCACACTCCCGTTGTGGCCCTGGGCTCCCACCACCCCgtatccccagtctccagctaACCCCACCAGGACCCAAAGCTAAG GGATCAGGCCTGAGTGTGGATTTCATTAGTCACAATGCCCAAGCTGCCAAGAGGGCCCCCCGGCGCCATTCCCGCTCACTGCAGGCCCTGGCACAGGTGCTGGAGCAGCAACGTCAAGCCCAGGAGCACTACAACGCAACACAGAAGGGCCATGTGCCTCGTTA CTTGTTGGAGCGCAGGGATATGTGGCGGCGGGAGGCTGAAGCCCGCCAGCATAGCCAGCCAGACCCTGACATGCCCCCTGGTCATACCTGCATGCCTGAGAACCAGCGGCTGGAAACACTGAATAGTCTGCTCCAGA GCCAGAGCCAGCTGCTGCGTGAGCTAGTACTGCTACCTGCCGGGGCAGACTCGCTGAGAGCCCAAGGCCACCGTGTTGAGCTGGACCGGAAGCTGGTGCAGGTAGAAGAGGCCATCAAGATCTTTTCCCGGCCCAAAGTCTTCGTGAAGATGGATGCCTGA
- the Enkd1 gene encoding enkurin domain-containing protein 1 isoform X1, producing MESYLLPGNSNSRQVAEAGGKTAQGVDRSMCEGPSRISGPIPPDPTLCPDYYRRPASAQGRLEGTALKLDLLTSEPDLDAAPPRGPRIRPGAREILERSQRGVGDVLLQLGDISLGPGASPKRKDPKDHEKENLRRIREIQKRFREQEHSREQGQLRPLKALWRSPKYDKVESRLKAQLQEPDPASATEHAHFLRAHSRCGPGLPPPRIPSLQLTPPGPKAKGSGLSVDFISHNAQAAKRAPRRHSRSLQALAQVLEQQRQAQEHYNATQKGHVPRYLLERRDMWRREAEARQHSQPDPDMPPGHTCMPENQRLETLNSLLQSQSQLLRELVLLPAGADSLRAQGHRVELDRKLVQVEEAIKIFSRPKVFVKMDA from the exons ATGGAAAGCTATTTGTTGCCTGGCAACAGCAACTCCCGTCAGGTTGCAGAAGCTGGCGGCAAAACTGCTCAA GGCGTCGACCGCAGCATGTGCGAAGGCCCGTCCCGCATCTCGGGGCCCATTCCCCCAGATCCTACGCTCTGCCCTGACTACTACCGGCGACCCGCCTCGG CCCAAGGACGCCTCGAGGGAACCGCTTTGAAGCTGGACCTGCTGACCTCGGAACCTGATTTGGACGCTGCCCCTCCCCGTGGCCCCCGCATCAGGCCAGGAGCCCGAGAAATCCTGGAGCGTAGCCAACGAGGCGTGGGGGATGTGCTGCTGCAACTGGGAGACATCTCCCTCGGTCCAGGAGCTTCTCCCAAGA GGAAGGACCCTAAAGACCATGAGAAGGAAAATCTGAGGCGGATCAGAGAGATACAGAAGCGCTTCCGAGAGCAAGAGCACAGCCGGGAGCAGGGCCAGCTCAGGCCCCTGAAGGCACTGTGGCGGTCACCCAAGTATGACAAGGTGGAGTCCCGACTCAAGGCCCAGCTGCAG GAGCCTGACCCCGCCTCTGCAACAGAGCATGCCCACTTCCTGCGGGCACACTCCCGTTGTGGCCCTGGGCTCCCACCACCCCgtatccccagtctccagctaACCCCACCAGGACCCAAAGCTAAG GGATCAGGCCTGAGTGTGGATTTCATTAGTCACAATGCCCAAGCTGCCAAGAGGGCCCCCCGGCGCCATTCCCGCTCACTGCAGGCCCTGGCACAGGTGCTGGAGCAGCAACGTCAAGCCCAGGAGCACTACAACGCAACACAGAAGGGCCATGTGCCTCGTTA CTTGTTGGAGCGCAGGGATATGTGGCGGCGGGAGGCTGAAGCCCGCCAGCATAGCCAGCCAGACCCTGACATGCCCCCTGGTCATACCTGCATGCCTGAGAACCAGCGGCTGGAAACACTGAATAGTCTGCTCCAGA GCCAGAGCCAGCTGCTGCGTGAGCTAGTACTGCTACCTGCCGGGGCAGACTCGCTGAGAGCCCAAGGCCACCGTGTTGAGCTGGACCGGAAGCTGGTGCAGGTAGAAGAGGCCATCAAGATCTTTTCCCGGCCCAAAGTCTTCGTGAAGATGGATGCCTGA
- the Enkd1 gene encoding enkurin domain-containing protein 1 isoform X4 gives MESYLLPGNSNSRQVAEAGGKTAQGVDRSMCEGPSRISGPIPPDPTLCPDYYRRPASAQGRLEGTALKLDLLTSEPDLDAAPPRGPRIRPGAREILERSQRGVGDVLLQLGDISLGPGASPKRKDPKDHEKENLRRIREIQKRFREQEHSREQGQLRPLKALWRSPKYDKVESRLKAQLQEPDPASATEHAHFLRAHSRCGPGLPPPRIPSLQLTPPGPKAKGSGLSVDFISHNAQAAKRAPRRHSRSLQALAQVLEQQRQAQEHYNATQKGHVPPCWSAGICGGGRLKPASIASQTLTCPLVIPACLRTSGWKH, from the exons ATGGAAAGCTATTTGTTGCCTGGCAACAGCAACTCCCGTCAGGTTGCAGAAGCTGGCGGCAAAACTGCTCAA GGCGTCGACCGCAGCATGTGCGAAGGCCCGTCCCGCATCTCGGGGCCCATTCCCCCAGATCCTACGCTCTGCCCTGACTACTACCGGCGACCCGCCTCGG CCCAAGGACGCCTCGAGGGAACCGCTTTGAAGCTGGACCTGCTGACCTCGGAACCTGATTTGGACGCTGCCCCTCCCCGTGGCCCCCGCATCAGGCCAGGAGCCCGAGAAATCCTGGAGCGTAGCCAACGAGGCGTGGGGGATGTGCTGCTGCAACTGGGAGACATCTCCCTCGGTCCAGGAGCTTCTCCCAAGA GGAAGGACCCTAAAGACCATGAGAAGGAAAATCTGAGGCGGATCAGAGAGATACAGAAGCGCTTCCGAGAGCAAGAGCACAGCCGGGAGCAGGGCCAGCTCAGGCCCCTGAAGGCACTGTGGCGGTCACCCAAGTATGACAAGGTGGAGTCCCGACTCAAGGCCCAGCTGCAG GAGCCTGACCCCGCCTCTGCAACAGAGCATGCCCACTTCCTGCGGGCACACTCCCGTTGTGGCCCTGGGCTCCCACCACCCCgtatccccagtctccagctaACCCCACCAGGACCCAAAGCTAAG GGATCAGGCCTGAGTGTGGATTTCATTAGTCACAATGCCCAAGCTGCCAAGAGGGCCCCCCGGCGCCATTCCCGCTCACTGCAGGCCCTGGCACAGGTGCTGGAGCAGCAACGTCAAGCCCAGGAGCACTACAACGCAACACAGAAGGGCCATGTGCCTC CTTGTTGGAGCGCAGGGATATGTGGCGGCGGGAGGCTGAAGCCCGCCAGCATAGCCAGCCAGACCCTGACATGCCCCCTGGTCATACCTGCATGCCTGAGAACCAGCGGCTGGAAACACTGA